GTGTCGACCGTTTATGGTACGGTTACTGTGGTAGTTTCATGTTTGTGGACTTACGGCGGTGAAATGTCCAAATCTGTTAACTGAAATattggagagaagaagaagaagcgtcAGATCCTGTGATCTTTCCACCGAAAAAACAGTGTGGCTCGAGGTAGAGTGGGACCCAATGTTGCTCAACCCAAGGAGTGGACCTCACACTCTTCACCCAAATACCAGCTGGGTTTCTTCATATTCTCTCCTCATCATTGATTCCTTCTTTGATGGCTGAGATCCGTTTCTATAACAGGACCTGTTGATcttcttgttttgcttttgtggaGATAGAGACCTTATATGGATTGCACAAGTAACATATATCTATCTGTGAGATCTGCCCACTTTGCTTGAGTTTCACTGGTACTTCGATTCTCTCCCTTTTCAACTTTCTTGGACCCCAACTGGATTtttgctttttgtttttttttgggtgttaaTATGTTTGGCTTTACGGTGGTTGATAATGGGTTCTTGTTCTGCTTTGTCGGCAGAGctcatttgtttttattttgtgttttgtgttcttatcaTGAATGCTTCTGTTTGGCCTCTGAGAAAATTTAGGTTTGTAATGTATTTTGGGGTAAAGTGATCCTTCCCTCtatcattattgttttctttgtaGACATTGCTTATATTTGCCATGATTTCAAGCTCTAATTTTCATCTCTCTTCAATTTTGTAATGATTGATTAGATTCTGTAAATATATTACCACTGCATTTGGTTGAGGTTCTTTTATTACATCCATTTGAGTGTTTAAATATAGTCCATTTGATTTCTGTTCTAAAAGGGATAAGTCGGGGAATGATAAGAAGAGATGGGGAGGAAAGGAAACTGGTTTAGCTCTGTAAAGAAAGCTCTCAGCCCAGATTCCAAGGTGAAGAAAAACCTGGTCTTTTGGGAAAAACCCATTTCTGAGATTCAATTTATTGGAATTCTGGTATTTGGCTGTATTATCATCTGAGTCAATATGTTCACAGGAATCAAATAAGTCCAAGAAGAAATGGTTTGGCAAGCAAAAACATTCAAATACTGATTCATCATCAGTAGAAGCAATAGCCGCTCCTgctcctccttctcctcctgCTCCAACACTATCTCCTCATCATACGTTCCCCCATATAGTAGAGATAGCATCAAGTGACTATGCTGATTTCACCAGTGCTACTGTTGTTGCTCCCCTGGCAGCAGCAGAGGTTGTTCAAGTCAATGCAGTCCCTCGATTTGCAGGCAAATCAAGGGAAGAAGTGGCTGCTATCAAGATACAAACAGCATTTCGAGGATACCTGGTATGACTGTATGAGTTTGACCATATTATCATTCTCTAGTTATTTGAAGGTTATGGTTAAAtcttgtttttaaattttttataaatgcTTTCACTGTGATAGTTGGATTTAGTTTCAACTATTGCAAACAAAAATTAACTTGATTGCACGCAAAGTAACGATTAAATTTGGGAGATTGTCCCAGCTTCTATCGTTTTCTGGCACAATGTTGAAGCCTTGAAGGTATTCCATTCAATAGAAACCCAGGCTTGGTCTCCACTTATATTACATCTATAAACGGATAAGTATACCTACTATTTGAAAGAAGTTATGTTCAATAGGAAGACTTCTATTGCTACGTAAGGGAACTTAGAAGTTATCATTGTTGTAATTTAGAAGTTTTtgatataatatcatattatCATGCATTTACAATTTAACTTTATAAGTGTACTGGAAACCATTGAAAGCACTTACATaataaaattggaaaaataTGAAATCAGTGGATATGCAACTCAAGAGAATGGTAGATTAACCCATCAACTTTCTAATTAGCTGGAAAAATTGCTCAAATTGTGGAGAACTATGCTGATTGGCCACTGCAAGTGAGGATGAAAATTAGTTACCTGCCACTTAAAATTTGTATGtggtttaatttttatgttctCGTGGATTATGATTTCCAGTGCACTTGCTCAGATGATGAGAAGTTTAAGGCATGAAAATGCAAAAGAAGCTCAAATACCTTCAAGTTGTTTATTTGATTACGCATATAATGTTTTGACCAAACAAAGGTTCTTGAATTTATTGCGCCTTCCTTGAATTCCTTATGAATATCTTATTGCACAACGAACAAGGCTGCTGGGTGAATTTTGAATTCCAGGAGGTCAAAGACAAACGTGGTATTGAATGAGCAATGTCTGTTTAAACTTTAGTCTTCTGTTTCCTGATGATAGATGTGTGATTGGTGATGTTGGTAACTTGGTATTTGTCGCTGCTcaagattaaaagaaaatttgttctgTTGACCATCTTTGGTAATTTGAGTAACTTGTGCTTATGTCAAGTTGAACTCGCTCTGGCCTTTATTTAATTGTCAGGCTAGAAGGGCATTACGGGCACTAAGAGGGTTGGTCAGGCTCAGATCATTGATGGAGGGGCCTGCTGTTAAACGACAAGCCACAAGTGCCCTCCGATGCATGCAGACTCTGTCTCGTGTGCAGTCTCAGATTTGTTCAAGGAGAATCAGAATGTCAGAAGAGAACCAGGCTCTCCAGAAACAACTCCTACAGAAACATGCAAAGGAGCTTGAGAATTTGCGGGTGTCTATCCTCTCCTTCTATTATGATATTTCTACTTTTGTTGTCCAGCTTATATGGAGATGTGTCTTTAGGAGTTCATTGATTTTAGGTGTTGCACAACTTTCTTAAATTGCCCTCAGTTAAGGGGCTTTGGAGTTTGGGGTCCAAAAACCTCGAAgattatattttgtttatatccttgaaaatatactttgaactggCACACATCAAAATCTTTCTCTAAACATGAATGAAATGTAAACATGAAAGGAGGGAGGTTTCCAATATTAAATTTCAGTGTGACACACTGTTGTGTTTTTATATCGTTAGCAAGACACATGTTATTCATCTTGAGAAATATCATCTGAATGCCTTAACCTCTTTTCCTGTGTGGACTAATCTACTATCATAGTTTTTCTAGACAACCTAGCTTTCCTGGCAGGAATGACTTATTTAGATCTTATTGCAGATGGGAGAGCAATGGGATGACAGCTTACAATCAAAGGAACAAATTGAAGCTAGCTTACTGAGCAAGTATGAAGCAGCTATGAGAAGAGAAAGAGCAATGGCTTATGCTTTCTCCCATCAGGTGACTTTCCTATAAATGCTGCTCTATGCATTACATAGTTGAGAAGTTTGCGACTGCATCTGACCAAGTAGTTTAAGATGTAAAATGATTAAGCAGTTGAAATAGCCTGGAGAATTTTGCATCATTCAGTTATCTTCTTGGTCAACTTAAGTGGATATCAGATTATCAGTTcagcaaaatttatttttagatCTCTTAAAACAAATTTCAAAGAACAATCTTTGGTTCTGCTCctaaaattaagataaaatttGAACTTTGCATGTTAGAGTTCCAATCATCGTGCTTGGAAAAAGATCTAAAGTCCCCATGTCCTATTACCAGAATTCTGAAATCATTTTCTTTACTAAATTCTGACAGCTTattgcttttccttttttgtccttttaaatttctaaaaataTGTACAAATAGATCATAAAATAATTTCAGGATACTCTTTTCATTTGAAAATCATTGACCTTATATGGTACAAGTAAGCTATTTGTCTATGTGCCTTCTTGTTGTCGGTTTGAATATATCTAGATTTCAGTTTTAAGTGCCCTAGTCCAACTTTGAAATCTTTTTACAGAAAACATTGAAGAATTCCTCGAGACCTACAAACCTGATGTTTATGGATCCAAGAAATCCCACCTGGGGTTGGAGCTGGTTGGAAAGGTTCATGGCAGCACGACCTTGGGAGAGCTGTAGCATGTCAGAGAAAGAGCTCAATAATGACCACTCATCCGTAAAGAGTGCAAGCCGCAGCGTGGTTGGAGGAGAAATATGCAAATCTTATGCTCGCTACCAACTCAACTCTGAGATGCCTTCCCCCACGGCCAGTCAAAAACCAAGCCAAACTATAAACTCTCTGTCCCTCGCAACTCCTTCAAGGCCAGCTGCTCCCTCCGTTGCTCGAAAATTGAAGCCACCAAGCCCACGGGGCGGTGCTTGTGCTCCAGAGGACGACTCTAAAAGCATGTCCAGTGTACAGTCAAATCAATATAGGAGGCACAGCATTGCAGCTTCATCAGTGCGCGATGATGAGAGTTTGGAAAGCTCTCCTTCAGTCCCAAGTTACATGGTACCCACACAGTCTGCAAAAGCCAAGTCCAGATTGCAAAGCCCCTTAGGGGCAGAGAAGAATGGGATAccaggaaaagaaaatgaatcaTTGGGGTCTGCAAAGAAACGTCTTTCTTATCCACCCTCACCGGCAAAGCCCAGGCGGCTTTCTGCTCCCTCGAAGATGGAAAGTCTCTCAAATAACGGCAATTGAATATATGATTCAAGTGGAATGAATGTAAGCCTTTGGATATTTCCAGAAGAACCAAGCATTCTGCCACTTAAAATTCTGAATCTTCGTCTGGTTTGAATGCTCGGAAAGTGCTGGTTGGGTTGAGATTGGTGCCCTGAGCAGTTGAGCTTGTCCTAGCAGCATTGCTTACGCTGTCTTCTTAGTCATTCTCATTTATATGATCTCTTAtgtttctttccttttgttttggagAAAATAATCTTCACTTTACCTTAATTTTTTGATTCGTTTGGTACATTTGTAGCAATGTTGATTTATTATATGGTGTTTAATTGGTACTATGTAATTTCCTCTCCTTGATAAGAGAATTTCTTGGTTGGATGTTCAGTGTATCTTCTAGTCATGGTTGCATAACTTGCATTGTAATAGCTCATGAAAAGGTAGTATCTTTTTGAATACAGTGGAAGCGGATGGGGAGAGACTTCAATAAAATATCACACATACGAGTGTCATTTgagctactcgtggttctcGAGTAACCTTGTGTCCTTTAGAGTtagtattttctatttttgctaaaaatttcttttctttgaaagTTGGTAAATATAAGTTATATTGAACTTATAATTTTCAGTAATGAAGGAATTATATACTTCATTACGCCTAATTTGGAGGTGAAGTTGGTATACATGGGCCATGGGCCTAGTCGTTGGGCCTGGCCCACTTCAGTATCTTATTTGTCGTGAAGGAAAGTGTGAAACTACACTACCCAGTACGAAACCAGACTACCATACAAAcgatcaaaactcaaaagttcCCACAACCAGCGAACTAGCGAAATTTTTCCTCCGAGGTCGGCGTTGTACGTAATGGTGAGTCAACGATTTTgcctattcttcttcttcttttcgatttcttgatttatttttacCTGCAATGATTCTGTGCGGGGGCAAAAAGTGATTAGTttgaattagggtttgatttggtGATAAATCTCGGTTTAATGTTTTGCTCTTGCATTTGGTATGGATATGCACCTAATGAGATAACCTTTCAACTAGGTTTCTAATAAAACTAGCCGAAAGAGGACAAAGTTTCTACACGAATGAGTGTTTTATTGTTAATTCATGGTTCCGCCCCTCTTTATTGTTTTGCGGTTACACGTAGTTTTGCGAGGTAAAGCTATTTTGTTTCGTATTCTCTTATTGAACATCTCTCTAACAGTATGCCAGCATTGTCATTGTGGAACTTTGCAAAATCCCTATGC
The window above is part of the Tripterygium wilfordii isolate XIE 37 chromosome 3, ASM1340144v1, whole genome shotgun sequence genome. Proteins encoded here:
- the LOC119995316 gene encoding protein IQ-DOMAIN 1-like, whose protein sequence is MGRKGNWFSSVKKALSPDSKESNKSKKKWFGKQKHSNTDSSSVEAIAAPAPPSPPAPTLSPHHTFPHIVEIASSDYADFTSATVVAPLAAAEVVQVNAVPRFAGKSREEVAAIKIQTAFRGYLARRALRALRGLVRLRSLMEGPAVKRQATSALRCMQTLSRVQSQICSRRIRMSEENQALQKQLLQKHAKELENLRMGEQWDDSLQSKEQIEASLLSKYEAAMRRERAMAYAFSHQKTLKNSSRPTNLMFMDPRNPTWGWSWLERFMAARPWESCSMSEKELNNDHSSVKSASRSVVGGEICKSYARYQLNSEMPSPTASQKPSQTINSLSLATPSRPAAPSVARKLKPPSPRGGACAPEDDSKSMSSVQSNQYRRHSIAASSVRDDESLESSPSVPSYMVPTQSAKAKSRLQSPLGAEKNGIPGKENESLGSAKKRLSYPPSPAKPRRLSAPSKMESLSNNGN